From Xiphophorus hellerii strain 12219 chromosome 6, Xiphophorus_hellerii-4.1, whole genome shotgun sequence, the proteins below share one genomic window:
- the dtna gene encoding LOW QUALITY PROTEIN: dystrobrevin alpha (The sequence of the model RefSeq protein was modified relative to this genomic sequence to represent the inferred CDS: deleted 1 base in 1 codon) — protein MIEDCGRRGDNMADRRQLYVEMRAQDLDSIRLSTYRTACKLRFVQKKCNLHLVDIWNVIEAFRENGLNTMDLNSELAVARLEVVLSTLFFQLNKRMPTTHQINVEQSVGLLLNFLLAAYDPEGHGKISVFVVKMALASICGGKILDKLRYIFSQISDSAGIMVHSQFDQFLREVLKLPMAVFEGPSFGYTEQAARACFTQQKKVSLNTFLDTLMSDPPPQCLVWLPLMHRLANVENVFHPVECSYCHTESMMGFRYRCQQCHNYQLCQDCFWRGHASGSHSNQHQMKEYTSWKSPAKKLTHVLSKSLSCASSREPLHPMFPDMPEKPLNLAHVVDTWPPRPVNITNDYSLSHPCLYQGIPYSTKKLKYNLDVADRLADEHVLIGLYVNLLQNSPKLCLLESSNHQDEEHSLIARYAARLAADAAVQQQRVPIDLPYSLDANKQQRQLIAELESKNREILQEIQRLRLQHEEASQPPPDRGQQNPTLLAELRLLRQRKDELEQRMSTLQESRRELMVQLEQLMMLLKLEEEQKQASTQGPGSPRSSPSHTISRPIPTPIHSDSAGTTPTHTPQDSLMGVGGDVQEAFAQGPRRNLRNDLLIAADSITNTMSSLVKELNSEGGSETESLLDSDFGQCDLMATTSSDFYFTYKPRPARAAEEETFENNLDQQLEEELKLEELVKHRQETDKTCLVTMEQ, from the exons ATGATTGAAGATTGCGGGCGGAGGGGTGACAACATGGCAGACAGAAGGCAGCTTTATGTCGAGATGA GGGCACAGGATTTGGATTCAATACGATTATCAACGTACAGAACAGCCTGCAAACTCCGATTTGTGCAGAAGAAATGCAACC TGCATTTGGTTGATATTTGGAACGTCATTGAGGCTTTCCGAGAAAATGGTCTGAACACCATGGATCTCAATTCTGAGCTGGCTGTGGCTCGTCTGGAAGTGGTACTTTCCACCTTGTTCTTCCAACTTAACAAGCGAATGCCAACCACTCACCAAATCAATGTAGAGCAGTCCGTTGGGCTGCTACTCAACTTCCTGCTGGCAGCCTACGACCC gGAAGGCCATGGCAAGatatctgtttttgttgtgaagATGGCGCTTGCCTCGATCTGCGGAGGGAAAATTCTGGATAAATTAAGAT ATATATTTTCGCAGATATCGGATTCTGCTGGAATAATGGTGCACTCGCAGTTTGACCAATTTCTGCGAGAGGTTCTCAAATTGCCCATGGCAGTGTTTGAGGGACCTTCTTTTGGGTACACTGAGCAAGCTGCACGAGCATGTTTCACTCAGCAG AAAAAGGTCTCCCTCAACACATTCCTTGATACGCTGATGTCAGACCCGCCCCCTCAGTGTTTGGTGTGGCTACCTCTCATGCATCGGCTTGCCAACGTAGAGAATG TGTTTCACCCGGTCGAGTGCTCCTACTGCCATACTGAGAGTATGATGGGCTTCCGCTACCGCTGCCAGCAATGTCATAATTACCAGCTCTGTCAGGACTGCTTCTGGAGGGGGCATGCCAGCGGTTCCCATAGCAACCAGCACCAAATGAAGGAGTATACGTCATGG AAATCCCCAGCTAAGAAGTTAACCCATGTCCTCAGTAAGTCACTGAGCTGTGCCTCCAGCAGAGAGCCCCTGCACCCCATGTTCCCTGATATGCCAGAGAAACCTCTCAACCTAGCTCATGTTGT AGACACATG GCCACCAAGACCAGTAAATATAACCAACGACTACTCACTGTCCCAC CCATGCCTATATCAGGGAATCCCTTACTCCACCAAAAA GTTAAAGTACAACCTCGACGTTGCTGATAGACTTGCTGACGAGCATGTTCTCATTGGCCTCTATGTGAATCTGCTCCAAAACAGCCCCAAATTATG TTTGCTGGAAAGCAGTAACCATCAAGATGAGGAGCACAGTCTCATTGCTCGCTACGCTGCTAGACTGGCTGCTGATGCTGCG GTTCAACAGCAGAGGGTCCCTATAGACCTCCCCTACTCTCTGGATGCCAACAAACAACAGAGGCAGCTCATTGCAGAGTTGGAGAGCAAAAACAG AGAAATCCTGCAGGAAATCCAGAGGCTGCGTCTTCAGCATGAGGAAGCTTCCCAGCCGCCACCAGACAGGGGCCAACAAAACCCCACCCTGCTCGCTGAGCTGCGACTTCTCAG GCAACGCAAAGATGAGCTCGAACAAAGAATGTCTACTCTGCAGGAGAGTCGCAGGGAGCTCATGGTGCAGCTGGAGCAGCTAATGATGCTTCTCAAG ctagaagaagaacaaaaacaagcaagt ACTCAGGGTCCCGGCTCTCCACGCTCTTCTCCCAGTCACACCATCAGCCGGCCGATCCCCACGCCAATCCACTCAGACTCTGCTGGCACCACTCCGACTCACACACCTCAGGACTCACTCATGGGCGTGGGAGGGGATGTGCAAGAGGCCTTCGCTCAGG GTCCAAGGAGAAATTTGAGGAACGACCTTCTCATTGCTGCTGACTCCATAACCAATACCATGTCATCACTTGTGAAGGAGCTCAATTCAG AAGGTGGTAGTGAGACAGAGAGCCTCTTGGATTCAGACTTTGGACAGTGTGACCTAATGGCTACAACTTCCTCAGACTTTTACTTCACTTATAAACCAAG ACCTGCTagagctgcagaagaagagact